In a single window of the Candidatus Krumholzibacteriia bacterium genome:
- the argS gene encoding arginine--tRNA ligase, translating to MKSEILQSLKAGILALEEASQLEDADFGRLGLELPRDPSHGDLASNAAMIFSKKLGLSPRDLAAHLAEHCNRDLSGRATVEVAGPGFLNFRLAMGEVQGILHTILKAGAEFGRSDAGRGQKINLEFVSANPTGPPVVVSARAAAFGSTLSNIFRFAGYESTSEYYLNDAGKQVLKLGASLLARWKEGKGEALEIPENGYHGIYLKDLAAELDSAMVSQWQSLPEEECHAAFAGWAIVRIGEQIRTQMEGFRSPFDVWFSERTLHEGGHLDSARDFLVSQKLCYEEEGALWFRSSDFGDDKDRVIQRSDGTPTYFLADVAYAIDKRDRGFSKAIYVLGPDHHGYVARLKAIAEAIGKGSDWIEVILLQWVTLMEGGEAVSMSKRAGEFVTMEDLIREVGVDVARCYFLTRRAESHLDFDLDLAREQSSKSPVFYAQYATARISGLLRKAAEAGFSGEEEVELQRLNCEEELALIRALERFPEILASSAEAREPNRLFSYLSDVSTLFHRFYHEHQIVSEDRELSVARLALSRASRQVLANGLSLMGVDAPERM from the coding sequence ATGAAATCGGAGATCCTTCAGTCCCTGAAAGCGGGCATTCTCGCCCTTGAAGAAGCCTCTCAACTGGAAGACGCAGACTTCGGAAGACTTGGCCTGGAGCTTCCGCGCGATCCTTCCCATGGAGATCTTGCCAGCAATGCGGCCATGATCTTCTCAAAGAAACTGGGGCTCTCGCCAAGGGATCTTGCGGCACATCTGGCAGAACACTGCAATCGAGACTTGTCCGGCCGTGCGACGGTCGAAGTGGCCGGTCCCGGTTTTCTCAACTTTCGCCTGGCAATGGGCGAGGTGCAGGGCATCCTTCATACAATCCTGAAGGCGGGAGCCGAGTTCGGCAGAAGTGATGCCGGGCGGGGTCAGAAGATCAATCTGGAATTCGTCAGTGCGAATCCTACCGGCCCCCCGGTGGTGGTTTCTGCTCGCGCCGCCGCCTTTGGTTCCACGCTTTCGAATATCTTCCGTTTCGCCGGCTATGAGAGCACCAGTGAATACTACCTGAACGATGCAGGGAAACAGGTTCTCAAACTCGGAGCCAGTCTTCTTGCCCGGTGGAAAGAGGGGAAGGGCGAGGCGCTGGAGATCCCGGAGAACGGCTACCACGGGATCTATCTGAAGGATCTTGCAGCTGAGCTGGACTCCGCAATGGTCTCGCAGTGGCAGAGTCTCCCGGAAGAGGAGTGCCATGCAGCTTTTGCCGGCTGGGCGATTGTCCGCATCGGCGAGCAGATCCGAACCCAGATGGAGGGTTTCCGTTCTCCCTTCGATGTCTGGTTCAGCGAGAGGACTCTCCATGAAGGGGGGCATCTCGATTCAGCCCGGGACTTTCTGGTTTCGCAAAAGCTCTGCTACGAGGAAGAGGGCGCTCTCTGGTTCCGTTCCAGCGATTTCGGGGACGACAAGGATCGCGTGATCCAAAGAAGCGATGGAACTCCTACCTACTTTCTGGCCGATGTTGCCTATGCCATCGACAAACGGGACCGGGGCTTCAGCAAGGCGATCTATGTTCTCGGGCCGGATCACCATGGTTATGTGGCGAGGCTGAAAGCAATCGCGGAGGCCATCGGCAAGGGCTCAGACTGGATCGAAGTCATTCTTCTGCAATGGGTGACCCTGATGGAAGGGGGCGAGGCCGTTTCCATGAGCAAGCGGGCCGGTGAGTTCGTCACCATGGAGGATCTGATCCGGGAAGTGGGCGTGGATGTGGCCCGCTGCTACTTCCTTACTCGCCGTGCGGAAAGCCACCTGGATTTCGATCTCGATCTTGCCCGTGAACAGAGCAGCAAGAGTCCGGTCTTCTACGCGCAGTACGCAACTGCCAGAATCTCCGGTCTCCTGAGAAAGGCGGCCGAGGCGGGCTTCAGTGGAGAAGAGGAAGTCGAGCTGCAGAGGCTGAACTGTGAGGAAGAGCTGGCCCTGATTCGTGCGCTCGAACGCTTCCCGGAGATCCTGGCTTCCTCAGCGGAAGCCCGGGAGCCGAATCGGCTTTTCAGCTATCTGAGCGATGTGTCCACGCTCTTTCACCGCTTCTACCACGAGCATCAGATTGTCTCGGAGGATCGGGAGCTCAGCGTGGCAAGACTGGCCCTGTCGCGAGCCAGCCGGCAGGTTCTCGCCAATGGTCTTTCCCTGATGGGTGTGGATGCACCCGAGAGGATGTAG
- a CDS encoding sigma-54 dependent transcriptional regulator: MRYLIRHDFCHFPAEVFMLNAPASRETLFRHILHLLELRFPGSIWDLYLNQNSRDSLLGRGIPLPSPRELGQLTGLPPHLRRVPCSEDFQCSLDLGLEEPDRRVLLWPLELEERAWLIGRLKGEVPESPEYLRIWMGGLLSGLENGCNGAVSICSNFHSILHHPDSPVVELLDQLSRIARVDTPVFLEGESGVGKELFARALHRLSPRSQGTFVAQNGGALTDSLIESELFGHSRGSFTGAKDERVGLFELAQGGTFFLDEVGDLSPGLQVRLLRVIQEKEIRRVGENRLRPVDFRLVSATHRDMEEKVQAREFREDLWYRLNGVRLRIPPLRERPMDVPVLALAFLENRQGENGQQMRELGPGVEALLRGYSWPGNVRELQNEIARIVALYGDHPRLERWMLPEKIFFDRTELDAENGSRPLSGKLQQAQEDLERRMIRHALMRFQGNRSRCARSLGISRQGLLNKIQRLDLERVAAKA, encoded by the coding sequence ATGCGGTATCTCATCCGGCACGACTTTTGCCATTTTCCGGCGGAGGTCTTTATGCTCAATGCGCCCGCTTCAAGAGAAACCCTGTTCCGCCACATCCTGCATCTTCTGGAGCTTCGATTCCCCGGAAGCATCTGGGATCTCTATTTGAATCAGAACTCTCGGGACTCACTTCTGGGTCGGGGGATTCCCCTTCCTTCGCCCCGGGAGCTCGGACAGTTGACCGGACTTCCCCCGCACCTGAGAAGAGTCCCTTGCAGTGAGGACTTCCAGTGTTCTCTGGATCTCGGATTGGAAGAGCCGGATCGCCGGGTGCTTCTCTGGCCCCTGGAGCTGGAAGAGAGAGCCTGGCTGATCGGGCGGCTGAAGGGAGAGGTTCCGGAGAGTCCTGAATACCTGAGAATCTGGATGGGCGGTCTTCTCTCCGGTCTGGAGAATGGATGCAATGGAGCCGTTTCGATCTGCAGTAACTTTCACTCCATTCTTCATCATCCGGATTCTCCGGTGGTGGAACTGCTCGACCAATTGAGCAGGATTGCTCGCGTGGATACGCCGGTCTTTCTTGAAGGAGAGTCCGGAGTGGGCAAGGAACTTTTCGCCCGCGCCCTTCACCGGCTGAGCCCGAGAAGTCAGGGCACCTTTGTCGCGCAAAACGGGGGGGCGCTGACGGATTCTCTCATAGAAAGCGAACTGTTCGGGCACTCCCGGGGCTCCTTTACCGGTGCGAAGGACGAGCGGGTGGGACTCTTTGAACTGGCGCAGGGAGGAACCTTCTTTCTGGATGAGGTGGGGGATCTCAGTCCCGGGCTTCAGGTGAGACTTCTGAGAGTGATACAGGAGAAGGAAATCCGGCGGGTGGGGGAGAATCGACTTCGCCCGGTGGACTTCCGTCTGGTCAGCGCAACCCACCGGGACATGGAGGAGAAAGTGCAGGCTCGGGAATTCCGGGAGGATCTCTGGTACCGTCTGAATGGAGTGCGCCTGAGAATCCCGCCCCTGAGGGAAAGGCCCATGGATGTTCCCGTCCTTGCGCTGGCCTTTCTGGAGAACCGGCAGGGGGAAAACGGACAGCAGATGCGGGAACTGGGGCCCGGAGTGGAGGCTCTCCTGCGAGGTTACTCCTGGCCGGGCAATGTCCGGGAACTGCAAAACGAGATTGCGCGAATTGTAGCTCTTTACGGAGATCATCCCCGTCTGGAGCGATGGATGCTCCCCGAAAAGATCTTCTTCGACCGCACGGAACTTGACGCTGAGAACGGCAGTCGTCCCCTTTCGGGAAAACTGCAACAGGCTCAGGAGGATCTGGAGCGGAGAATGATCCGTCACGCCCTGATGCGTTTTCAGGGGAACCGGAGCCGATGTGCCCGGTCTCTCGGCATCAGCCGGCAGGGGCTTTTGAACAAGATCCAGCGACTGGATCTGGAGAGAGTGGCGGCAAAAGCCTGA
- a CDS encoding PfkB family carbohydrate kinase, producing the protein MSEPLLVVGSLAYDDIETASEKGEGLLGGSASHFSLAASLAGAIPRIVAVVGEDFAEEDLALLSALPADIEGVERASGETFRWGGVYKEDFSERKTLYTKLGVFENFQAKLPESYRKSETVFLANIHPALQWQVLEQVDHPVLLALDTMNLWIESCPADLKKVIAKVDLLFINDEEARLLSGDNNLVSAGRKLLDMGPSACLLKKGEHGVLLFLGEKVIPFPSFPLADPRDPTGAGDSFAGGVMGFLAREPRLEESCLRPAVLAGSVLGSMAVEGLGVSGLQRKSQAEFRHRLRQFTELLAL; encoded by the coding sequence ATGAGTGAGCCTCTACTGGTCGTGGGTTCTCTTGCCTACGATGACATTGAAACTGCCAGCGAAAAGGGAGAAGGGCTTCTGGGGGGAAGTGCTTCGCATTTCAGTCTGGCGGCCTCTCTGGCCGGAGCCATTCCGAGAATTGTTGCGGTGGTCGGGGAGGACTTTGCCGAAGAGGATCTGGCACTCCTGTCCGCTCTGCCAGCGGACATCGAGGGAGTGGAGCGGGCTTCAGGGGAGACCTTCCGCTGGGGGGGAGTTTACAAGGAGGATTTTTCCGAGAGGAAGACACTCTACACAAAACTGGGGGTATTCGAGAACTTCCAGGCGAAACTGCCCGAATCCTACCGAAAGAGCGAGACGGTCTTTCTGGCCAACATCCATCCTGCCCTGCAGTGGCAGGTCCTCGAACAGGTGGACCATCCAGTCCTGCTGGCCCTCGACACCATGAACCTCTGGATCGAAAGCTGTCCGGCAGATCTGAAAAAAGTAATCGCAAAAGTGGACCTTCTTTTTATCAATGATGAGGAAGCCCGCCTTCTCAGTGGTGACAATAATCTGGTAAGTGCTGGAAGGAAGTTATTGGACATGGGTCCTTCTGCCTGCCTCCTGAAAAAAGGAGAGCACGGCGTGCTGCTTTTTCTCGGAGAGAAGGTCATTCCCTTTCCCTCTTTTCCGCTGGCTGATCCCCGCGATCCCACGGGAGCGGGAGACTCCTTTGCTGGTGGTGTAATGGGCTTTCTGGCCCGAGAGCCCCGGCTCGAGGAGTCCTGCCTTCGCCCGGCCGTTCTGGCCGGATCGGTTCTGGGAAGCATGGCCGTCGAAGGCCTTGGGGTGTCGGGACTTCAGAGGAAGAGCCAGGCGGAATTCCGCCATCGACTTCGGCAGTTTACCGAGCTATTGGCTCTTTGA
- a CDS encoding alanyl-tRNA editing protein, producing MSKLYWQMPAPLEADLEVLECREEEGRFHLRCEPGLFYPESGGQRSDRGTLGGHRVLDCYTKDGADWLILDADPGVGKHPARVDADLRRDHAEQHSAQHLLSGLAFREFDIQTLSFHMGEDVSTLELDHPPLPEDRLRDFEDRAAALIRRNLIIEALYPENEDWKKLPLRRPPQVSEGVRVLHIQDLDHAPCGGTHLSSTAEIGSIRILRQEKIRGHLRLEFLAGERARQAGRRDAGRIAELSRLFQTGSAEVPERAEGLISECRDLRREVKKLKESVLKQESRELEQEEWLQKEGWEILLRDFGERSPGELDALSRELCAEPGRLLLLSSRQGDQLHVLAQRSRGEGPSLGSCLGEVLRERDGRGGGGEDRAQGVLSFSNENDVLVALLNGIFPGEDSE from the coding sequence ATGAGCAAATTGTATTGGCAGATGCCCGCCCCCCTGGAAGCCGATCTCGAAGTTCTCGAGTGCAGAGAGGAAGAGGGTCGCTTTCATCTTCGTTGCGAGCCGGGGCTTTTCTATCCCGAGTCTGGGGGGCAGCGTTCGGATCGGGGGACTTTGGGCGGCCACCGGGTTCTCGATTGCTACACGAAAGACGGGGCGGACTGGCTGATCCTGGACGCGGATCCCGGGGTGGGAAAACACCCGGCGCGCGTGGATGCTGATCTACGGAGGGATCATGCCGAACAGCACAGTGCCCAGCATTTGCTCAGCGGACTGGCCTTTCGGGAGTTTGACATCCAGACTCTTTCCTTTCATATGGGAGAGGATGTTTCCACTCTCGAGCTGGACCATCCTCCTCTCCCCGAAGACCGCTTGCGGGACTTCGAGGACCGGGCAGCGGCGCTCATTCGCAGGAATCTCATTATCGAGGCTCTCTATCCGGAAAATGAGGATTGGAAGAAACTTCCCCTGCGCCGCCCGCCTCAGGTGAGCGAGGGAGTGCGAGTTCTACACATTCAGGATCTCGATCATGCGCCCTGCGGAGGAACCCATCTTTCTTCTACTGCCGAGATTGGAAGTATTCGCATTCTTCGGCAGGAGAAGATCCGCGGCCACCTCCGGCTGGAGTTTCTCGCAGGAGAAAGGGCGCGGCAGGCTGGTCGCCGTGACGCCGGGAGAATCGCCGAACTGTCCCGTCTCTTTCAGACAGGATCGGCAGAGGTCCCCGAGCGAGCGGAGGGACTGATCAGCGAGTGTCGGGATCTTCGACGGGAAGTTAAGAAACTGAAAGAAAGCGTCCTGAAGCAGGAAAGCCGGGAGCTTGAGCAGGAGGAGTGGCTTCAGAAGGAGGGCTGGGAGATCCTGCTTCGGGACTTCGGAGAGAGAAGTCCCGGGGAACTGGATGCCCTGTCTCGTGAGCTTTGTGCGGAGCCGGGCCGACTACTTCTCTTGTCTTCCCGGCAGGGAGATCAGCTTCATGTGCTGGCTCAACGAAGCCGGGGAGAGGGACCTTCCCTGGGCTCCTGTCTCGGGGAAGTCCTTCGGGAAAGGGACGGGCGAGGCGGGGGAGGAGAGGATCGTGCCCAGGGTGTTCTTTCCTTTTCGAACGAGAACGATGTTCTGGTGGCACTCTTGAATGGGATCTTCCCGGGAGAGGACAGCGAATGA
- a CDS encoding peptidoglycan DD-metalloendopeptidase family protein: protein MRSAIGMALLVLMAFSCGKKVPAAPDVRGIPPLLPRAELQELEFRRGDSLDGLLKRAGITARERSSAIEAIACAFDPGHFRAGETLEIGLDSRNSLQTLHYPVNFQSDLCLWREGEGFRARVVLPDLVWEASAVSITMQHSFYEDFEKQGLDGNLATRVADLFAGEIDFLLELRNGDRMDLLLDRTHRPDRDLEKHRVLAARLSIGGRDHEAYLFPDTSGTRHYYHADGSSLDRQFLKAPLSFTRISSGFSRSRMHPILKKRRPHLGIDYAAPAGTPVLATADGTVIRKQRSNSAGRYVKIRHPGKIETTYMHLLRFARGLRQGQKVKKGEVIGYVGSSGLSTGPHLDYRIRVGGKYVDPRSFRSDPARPLPDSRRKLFEEERDNYESTWASIRPPGPLVLASTSKNPSK from the coding sequence TTGAGGTCCGCGATCGGCATGGCGCTTCTTGTCCTGATGGCTTTCTCCTGTGGGAAGAAAGTACCGGCAGCCCCGGATGTCCGTGGCATCCCTCCTCTCCTGCCCCGTGCGGAACTCCAGGAGCTGGAGTTTCGGCGTGGGGACAGTCTGGACGGCCTGCTGAAAAGAGCGGGGATCACCGCCCGGGAAAGAAGTTCGGCCATCGAAGCCATTGCCTGCGCCTTTGACCCCGGGCACTTCCGCGCGGGTGAAACCCTCGAAATCGGATTGGATTCCCGAAACTCCCTGCAGACCCTCCACTACCCTGTCAATTTCCAGAGCGATCTCTGTCTCTGGCGGGAAGGAGAGGGCTTCCGCGCCCGAGTGGTGCTTCCGGATCTTGTCTGGGAAGCGAGCGCGGTGTCGATCACCATGCAGCACTCTTTTTACGAGGATTTCGAAAAGCAGGGACTGGACGGAAATCTCGCCACCCGGGTGGCCGATCTATTTGCGGGAGAAATTGACTTCCTTCTGGAACTTCGCAACGGTGACCGGATGGATCTGCTCCTGGATCGAACGCATCGCCCCGACCGCGACCTCGAGAAACACCGGGTGCTCGCCGCCCGCCTTTCTATCGGCGGACGCGACCATGAGGCCTATCTCTTTCCGGACACGAGCGGAACCCGCCACTACTATCATGCAGATGGTTCTTCCCTCGACCGACAGTTCCTGAAGGCACCTCTCAGCTTCACCCGAATCAGTTCAGGTTTCAGCCGAAGCCGCATGCACCCCATCCTGAAGAAGCGGCGGCCGCATCTGGGAATCGACTATGCAGCCCCTGCGGGGACCCCCGTTCTTGCTACAGCCGATGGAACCGTGATCCGGAAGCAGCGGAGCAATTCAGCGGGACGCTATGTCAAGATCCGTCATCCGGGGAAAATCGAAACCACCTACATGCATCTGCTTCGTTTCGCCAGGGGACTGCGACAGGGGCAGAAGGTAAAGAAGGGCGAAGTCATCGGATATGTCGGTTCCAGCGGTCTTTCAACGGGGCCGCACCTTGACTACCGGATTCGGGTCGGCGGGAAGTATGTCGATCCCCGCAGTTTCCGGTCGGACCCTGCACGCCCGCTTCCGGACTCGCGAAGAAAGCTATTCGAGGAAGAGCGGGATAACTATGAATCCACCTGGGCTTCGATCCGCCCACCCGGGCCACTGGTTCTTGCCAGCACGAGCAAGAATCCCAGCAAGTAG
- a CDS encoding HD-GYP domain-containing protein: MLDFLRGFRWPFVVYYLGVSILGFAALGIWAADLDLASWIPYLTFLLLTIIADLVNLTLPRGGASVSVSTPVTFASIVILGPGAAAWVEALSALVVEGFVNRRPPVKIFFNIPVLALSTGLAGLAFQHFPFGNLQVQIGSPLILLPLLLVGVVHFAINTSLVSIVIGLSDQRSPVRVWKTNYLWNLRHLLAFVPFTAIIVLVYKIAPWTLALFIIPLLLIKYAYKLYLDQREVHISTLSALATALDAKDPYTHGHSYRVSRYALLVGEGLGLADSQMQVLEYAALLHDIGKIGIQGSIISKPGKLTEAEFEDMKRHPAIGAEILQRLKFLEESARVVKFHHERPDGKGYPEGISGEEIPLMARILHLCDTFDAMTSNRPYRQALSVERAIEEMKKYRGSQFDPEVVDVFVGFYNRGELEIIHEDIPFEVYDALNEA; encoded by the coding sequence ATGCTGGATTTTCTAAGAGGATTTCGCTGGCCCTTCGTGGTCTACTATCTGGGTGTGTCCATCCTGGGCTTTGCGGCACTCGGGATCTGGGCGGCCGATCTGGACCTGGCTTCCTGGATTCCCTACCTGACTTTTCTTCTCCTGACCATCATCGCTGACCTTGTGAACCTGACACTCCCGCGCGGTGGAGCATCGGTGAGCGTCTCCACGCCGGTGACATTTGCATCCATCGTGATTCTGGGGCCCGGAGCAGCCGCCTGGGTAGAGGCACTCAGCGCACTGGTCGTGGAGGGTTTCGTCAATCGTCGTCCGCCGGTGAAGATCTTCTTCAACATTCCGGTTCTTGCCCTGTCCACCGGACTCGCCGGTCTGGCTTTCCAGCACTTTCCCTTCGGTAACCTGCAGGTTCAGATCGGGAGTCCCCTGATTCTCCTGCCCCTGCTTCTGGTGGGGGTGGTGCATTTTGCGATCAACACATCCCTGGTCAGCATCGTGATCGGGCTTTCCGACCAGCGTAGCCCCGTGAGGGTCTGGAAAACGAACTACCTCTGGAATCTCCGCCACCTGCTCGCCTTTGTTCCCTTTACGGCGATCATCGTGCTGGTCTACAAAATCGCTCCCTGGACTCTGGCCCTTTTCATCATTCCACTCTTGCTGATCAAGTATGCCTACAAGCTTTACCTCGATCAGAGGGAAGTTCATATCTCGACACTCTCAGCGCTGGCCACGGCTCTTGATGCCAAGGATCCCTACACTCACGGGCACTCCTACCGGGTAAGCCGCTACGCGCTTCTTGTCGGTGAGGGCCTGGGACTTGCGGATTCGCAGATGCAGGTTCTCGAATATGCCGCTCTCTTGCACGACATCGGGAAGATTGGAATCCAGGGTTCGATCATTTCCAAACCCGGCAAGTTGACCGAAGCTGAGTTTGAGGACATGAAAAGGCATCCGGCCATCGGTGCCGAGATTCTTCAAAGACTGAAGTTCCTGGAGGAATCGGCTCGCGTGGTGAAGTTCCATCACGAGCGACCCGACGGGAAAGGCTATCCGGAGGGAATCTCCGGAGAGGAGATCCCCCTGATGGCGCGCATCCTTCATCTCTGTGATACCTTCGACGCCATGACCAGCAATCGACCCTATCGACAGGCTCTCAGCGTGGAGCGAGCCATCGAGGAAATGAAGAAGTATCGGGGGAGCCAGTTTGACCCCGAGGTTGTGGATGTTTTCGTGGGTTTTTACAATCGTGGGGAACTGGAGATTATTCATGAGGACATCCCCTTCGAAGTCTATGACGCACTGAACGAAGCCTAG
- the rsfS gene encoding ribosome silencing factor has product MRKTLALRAAQIALEKKAGDVVIMDLKGLSSIADFFVICSGGSDVHVKAISKHIEDSLLEESKGEEKVKPWHIEGHDTLRWVLLDYVHVIVHVFREETRDYYGLERLWGDAKMERVEDLPAGDRNA; this is encoded by the coding sequence GTGAGGAAAACGCTGGCACTGAGAGCGGCGCAAATTGCTCTGGAAAAGAAGGCCGGGGATGTGGTGATCATGGACCTGAAGGGACTCAGTTCCATTGCGGATTTCTTCGTTATTTGCTCGGGCGGCAGCGATGTTCACGTGAAGGCGATCAGCAAGCATATCGAGGATTCCCTCCTGGAAGAGAGCAAAGGTGAGGAAAAAGTGAAACCCTGGCACATAGAAGGGCATGACACCCTGCGCTGGGTTCTTCTCGATTATGTTCATGTGATTGTCCATGTTTTTCGTGAAGAAACTCGCGACTACTACGGTCTTGAGCGCCTTTGGGGCGATGCGAAGATGGAAAGAGTCGAGGATCTTCCGGCCGGGGATCGGAACGCATGA
- the lnt gene encoding apolipoprotein N-acyltransferase, with protein sequence MRLRLLGLGFLSALFYHLALPPGPAPWLGWFVLIPLLAAFEFLRPATRQTLRWLALPFGLLWGTLSFFWILRPLPSSDIPAAMMPAALLILVLFMTTIYALAFLWILTWLRDRRGSHTLWIAPLLWVLLEWVRGSGVFAFSWIHLSQTQTTEGGFLAPAGWVGGLGLSFLMVFFQVSLIKSLREKAARWILLAFLLLLLIFRVPTHQDSERTVKLAALQGNVPLELKWKREFRHENFRIFTELHREAAEAGAELTLWPETAIPIPVLWPSYQAHELQLREIARNSGVPIVTGVQGMEYDDKGALSYRNSMLLLGREGSFENIYSKARLLPFGESTAFLDPVLGGFHLDFGQADFKPGGGERVFEWEGLTFSPFICYEMGLSSLTTLSVRRGARLLLNSTNDGWFEGRQLLALHAALSPMRAAESGVPVLRCSNAGITMLLDSRGKRVVELPVGERAVLIAEVAIPSRPSLYARTGAWLPQLLGVLYLLGFLLVLARTSGPGGRIEAQVDS encoded by the coding sequence ATGCGACTCCGTCTTCTGGGCCTCGGGTTCCTCTCGGCCCTCTTCTACCATCTTGCCTTGCCCCCCGGGCCCGCGCCCTGGCTGGGCTGGTTCGTTCTGATTCCTCTTCTGGCCGCCTTTGAGTTTTTGAGGCCCGCTACAAGGCAAACCCTGCGCTGGCTGGCTCTTCCCTTTGGGCTGCTCTGGGGAACCCTGTCCTTTTTCTGGATTCTTCGTCCTCTGCCTTCTTCTGACATCCCGGCGGCAATGATGCCGGCTGCTTTGCTGATACTGGTTCTCTTCATGACCACGATCTATGCCCTTGCCTTCCTCTGGATTCTGACCTGGCTCCGGGATCGAAGAGGAAGTCATACCCTCTGGATCGCTCCCCTGCTCTGGGTTCTTCTGGAATGGGTTCGGGGGAGCGGCGTCTTTGCCTTTTCCTGGATTCACCTTTCCCAGACACAGACGACAGAGGGCGGGTTTCTGGCTCCGGCCGGTTGGGTGGGAGGATTGGGGCTAAGCTTCCTGATGGTCTTCTTTCAGGTGTCCCTGATCAAGAGTCTTCGGGAAAAGGCTGCCCGCTGGATTCTGCTCGCCTTTCTTCTCCTGCTTTTGATCTTCCGCGTCCCCACACATCAGGATTCGGAGAGGACGGTGAAGCTTGCCGCTCTGCAGGGAAATGTTCCCCTGGAGCTGAAATGGAAGAGAGAGTTTCGTCATGAGAACTTCCGGATTTTCACGGAGCTTCATCGCGAGGCGGCTGAGGCCGGGGCTGAACTGACTCTCTGGCCTGAAACCGCCATTCCCATTCCGGTGTTGTGGCCGAGCTACCAGGCGCATGAACTACAGCTTCGCGAGATCGCCCGCAACAGCGGAGTTCCCATTGTTACCGGAGTACAGGGCATGGAATATGACGACAAGGGGGCCTTGAGCTATCGCAATTCCATGTTGCTATTGGGAAGGGAGGGGAGTTTCGAGAACATCTACAGCAAGGCGAGGCTTCTGCCATTCGGAGAATCCACGGCCTTTCTCGATCCTGTTCTTGGCGGATTCCATTTGGACTTCGGGCAGGCGGATTTCAAACCCGGTGGAGGCGAGCGAGTCTTTGAGTGGGAGGGACTCACATTCTCGCCCTTTATCTGCTATGAGATGGGCTTGTCATCGTTGACGACCCTCTCGGTTCGGCGCGGGGCTCGCCTTCTTCTGAACTCGACCAATGACGGCTGGTTTGAAGGCCGGCAGCTTCTGGCTCTTCACGCCGCCCTGTCTCCCATGCGGGCGGCGGAGTCCGGCGTTCCCGTTTTGCGCTGCAGCAATGCCGGGATCACGATGCTGCTGGACTCAAGGGGGAAAAGGGTCGTGGAATTGCCTGTCGGGGAACGGGCTGTCCTGATTGCCGAAGTTGCCATTCCTTCACGCCCCAGTCTCTACGCAAGGACAGGAGCCTGGCTGCCGCAGCTTCTCGGGGTTCTCTACTTGCTGGGATTCTTGCTCGTGCTGGCAAGAACCAGTGGCCCGGGTGGGCGGATCGAAGCCCAGGTGGATTCATAG
- the purM gene encoding phosphoribosylformylglycinamidine cyclo-ligase, giving the protein MKYSDSGVDIDRASSALKGAGSSIRNTWNQRVLSGVGAFGGLYDLQGLEENVLVSSVDGVGTKLKLAFQTGRHDTVGQCLVNHCVNDILVQGARPLFFLDYFATGQLEEGVLEAVIGGMAKACEENSCALIAGETAEMPGFYPAGEYDLAGCIVGAVARESLVDGSRIRPGDLLLGMSSTGLHTNGYSLARKVLLDEGGLSPDDSHDEGSLADALLAIHRSYLPHFQILRDYCEVRGMVHLTGGGFVDNIPRILPEGLSVRIHRDRWEIPSIFRRIAECGNVSDEEMHRVFNMGVGFLFVLSPEDSERVLDLDIPDSLGVLGEVMEGSGEVHLD; this is encoded by the coding sequence ATGAAATACAGCGACAGTGGTGTGGATATCGACCGGGCCAGCTCTGCACTCAAGGGTGCGGGATCCTCGATCCGAAACACCTGGAACCAGCGGGTTCTCTCCGGCGTGGGTGCCTTCGGCGGGCTCTACGATCTGCAGGGACTTGAGGAAAATGTTCTGGTCAGCAGCGTGGATGGTGTGGGGACGAAACTCAAGCTGGCTTTCCAGACGGGACGCCACGATACCGTGGGGCAGTGCCTGGTCAACCACTGCGTCAACGACATTCTCGTGCAGGGCGCAAGGCCGCTCTTCTTTCTCGACTACTTTGCCACAGGGCAACTGGAGGAGGGAGTGCTGGAGGCGGTCATCGGGGGAATGGCCAAAGCCTGTGAGGAGAATTCCTGCGCTCTCATCGCAGGCGAGACGGCGGAGATGCCCGGCTTCTATCCCGCAGGGGAGTACGACCTCGCCGGATGTATCGTGGGCGCTGTAGCCCGGGAGAGCCTGGTGGACGGTTCGAGAATCCGCCCCGGCGACCTTCTTCTTGGCATGTCTTCCACGGGGCTGCACACCAATGGCTACAGCCTGGCCCGGAAAGTTCTCTTGGATGAGGGTGGGCTCTCGCCGGACGACTCCCATGATGAAGGAAGCCTGGCCGATGCCCTGCTGGCCATTCACCGCAGCTATCTTCCCCACTTCCAGATTCTTCGTGACTACTGCGAGGTTCGGGGAATGGTGCATCTTACCGGCGGGGGCTTTGTCGACAACATCCCCCGCATCCTCCCGGAAGGTCTTTCGGTTCGCATCCACCGGGATCGCTGGGAGATCCCCTCGATTTTTCGCAGGATTGCCGAGTGCGGAAATGTGAGCGACGAGGAAATGCATCGGGTCTTCAACATGGGCGTGGGCTTTCTCTTTGTTCTTTCCCCGGAAGATTCGGAGCGAGTGCTGGATCTGGACATCCCCGACAGTCTGGGAGTTCTGGGAGAGGTCATGGAGGGATCCGGAGAAGTTCACCTGGACTAG